A segment of the Nitrosopumilus sp. genome:
TCCCCTAATTATCCTGTTTTAGCTGCCGTGGGCACTGAGATTACTATGAACTCCAAAGACATACTTCCTCCACCCCCACCTGTAAATTCATTAGAAAATCCAGATAATCAGAAATTACTGAAACAGAAACTAATTCAAATCTCTGAAAACATTCAGAGATTCTCTGTCGTTTCGTTGATACTGTATCCGGGAATAGATAGTTCCACTCTGACAGGAATGATGTCAAATACAAACCCGCCTGTTAGGGGAATTGTTATCCAAAGCTTTGGAGAGGGTAACGGACCAACCAACAAGGAGTTTCTAAGTGTATTGAGCAACGCCAATTCAGAGGGAATAGTCCTGATGGATAACACCCAGGTACTTGCAGGCAGTGTGAATATTGGGGCATATGCAACAGGTTCCGGCTTGGCAAAAGCAGGGGCACTAAGTTCCCATGACATGACTCCGGAATCTTCCCTGTCAAAATTAGTGTATCTTTTTGGAAATGGTTTTTCGTCTACTGATGTTAAAAAAATGATGCAGGAAGATATAGCTGGAGAGATAACAAGATCTAATGCATCTACAGTATCAAACCAACCACACTAGTACTAAAAAATAATTCCTTACAGTATAGAAAATCAAAAAATCAGATTTCATCATTACAAAGAACCATCATAATAGATTGGGAGAAGACATAGTCAAGATGCTGATTAAGAAAATCAATTTAAATTTTAATGCTAGATACAATTATAAAAATAACAAACAGTATTCGTATCAGGTTATTCTTCAAGATAATTTACAGCAATTGTCTAATTTCATTATAGAGAAAAAGAAAGAATTTGATTTCATCACACCTAAAATGAAAATAAACAGAAATGATAATCTAGAATTAAGAGGAAAATTTTTTGAATATGACTCCTGAAGAAATGAAAAGATTAAGAATCAACAAATCCACATTGTGCCACATCAGAAAAAATTTGTCCGAGGGTAAAACTCCTAAAATCTATGAGAAAGTTATTCTGAAAGTCCAATAAAATTTGGAAAATTTACTGCAATTTCAATAGTAAACACAACTCATTGATTGTAAAACCAGGCACGGCAATTCAGAAACTGAACCGTTCTATGATTAACTCAAATCAGCAACTGAACAAAACCCTCCAAAAAAGTTAGGTTCATTTCAAGTACTACAGTCCCCTTACAACTTGTGATTACAATGAGTACATACAACATACAGCAAAACGTCATCTCCGAGCAGACCAAGTAATGATTAGGTAATGCCTGAAATATTTTTTGTTCTTTACACGTGGGTCTGAAAACTACTTGCCTAACTATATCCCCATGCATGACGTGCTGGGGATATAGTTAAGAGGAATGATTTAGCACCCACGTGGAAGTAAGATATCCAATCTAAGAATAATTAAAAATTCTTAAATCTGTTTGAGACTAGTCCTTCAACAACAACCAAAATGGAATAATCTAAAATTATAATGCACATGATAAAATGATCTATGTTGAGTAACAATCAGTCACAAGTAACCACAATCATTTCCTGCAATGTGAAAACAGGACGTATAGAAGACTATGAAAACTGGAGCAAGAAAATCAATTCCAAGGCTTCTGAATATGATGGATTTCAAAATGTCACCATGATCAAGCCATCTGATCATAACAGTCTGGAATATGTGGTGATTGTCCAATGGAAAGACTATGTCAGTTTGAAGTATTGGCAACAATCAGATGATTTCAAACAACTAATGAAAGAGAGTGAAGATTTTACAGTCTCGATAAAGACATTGCAAGAAAATGCGGGGATGGAAATCTGGTTTGACTTGCCAAGCAACCTGAAATCCATCATGAAACCTCCCTTTCTAAAACAAGTATTGGTTGCAATCATGGTAGTTCTTCCATTGATTTTTGTAATAGGTAAGATTGCAGATCCTTTGCTTGCTGAATTACCAATCATTAATGAAATCAAGATTGTAATCAAGGTGCTAATTGCTGCACCTCTGATCACTCTGATAATGCCCAAAGTCACAAAATTATTGTATCCTTGGCTATACTCCAAACCAAAAGAACAAATCTAGAATTAGATGGTGAATTGAGCAACATTCATTTTTAATTTAAAATCAACTATACCTTCTTTCACTTTCTAAATATCATCAATTGCCACCCTATCCAAAAATTCCCAATCTGAAGGGGAAGGAATTTTAGATGCTCATAAGGTGGTTTGACTTGAAATGTTTAACTAGCAAAAAATTAATTTGAATCAAGTTAAAATGGTCGAGACTAAAACAGTGCAAAAAGTGCAAAAGACAATGGTACTGGGAGGAATAGCAGTTTTTACTGCAGTAACAGCTGCTTTGGTGTTCCTGTCGACAACATATCCTGAACTGGTCCCATAAATGAAATTCATCCCATTAAAAATTGTCCATAAAATAAAAACACCATACAGGTTCTATGTGAATTTGCATGATGGATGATTATTTTTCCTACAGTTCGATACCGTGTTTTTCCTTGGCATGCAAAACAAAATTGGATTTCTTTTTGGATATGAAATCACAATAGGTGCACTTGAATATTGACTGTTGCCTTGGAGATCCTGCCTTTCTGCTCATTTCAAGTTATTATTACGTTGGTTGATGATAAAACTTTCTTCCAGGCGGTTTGTCAAGTCATGACAAGTGGAAATTAAGTGAATTGATATGATAAGCAATTTACATCTGTCAAACTACTCTGTGTCATGCTGAATCTTTATGAAAAGCATCACTCCAAAAAGGAATACACGTCAATCTGGTTATTCAGAGAAATAAAAAAAAGATTCAATCCAGACAGAGTACTTTATCCTGGATGCTATGTTCATATCACGCCCTCGTTTGTCTTTTCAGACACTGTCTATGTTGACTCTTTTAGAGACACGCAAAAATTCTATGAGAGTCTGGAAGTCAGAAAATTCATTGAAAAGAACAAGGAATATCAAGAAAAAACCAATCTGAAATTTTATCCTCAAGATTACACCCAAAATATTCCCGAAGATTTGGAATCCTTTGATGCCATCATTTCCCAGTATGGGGGATTTGTGGGAAGGGCAGTAAAGAAATATCTCCGGAAAGGATGCATTCTTGTATGTAACAACTCCCATGGTGATGCATCTATGGCCTCTATGGATGCAGACTATGAGTTAACTGCAGTATACAATAGAAGAACAGATGAAAAATTCATCATCTCAAGTGAAAATCTTGAGGAATACATGATTCCCAAAAAGAAAGTAAAGATTGCAAAAGAATCCATAGAAAAGACAATGAATGGAATACCTTACACGAAATCCCCTTCAGGATATGTATTTAGAAAAAATAAAAAATCTAGTTTGGATCTAACTAACCTTCTTGATCTAGTATCTGTCCTAGTTTCTTGATTGTCATCTCTTCTGCTTTGAGATGTTTTTTCAACATGTTTTGGTGATCACGTCTGTGCTTTTGAAACACTTGGCGTAATCTTGCTTTGGTCTTTGCATTTTTTAGCTGCTTGTCATAGTCTGCATGTAGTTTTTTTATGCCCTTGCCAAGATCACCAAGAGTCTTTTTTCCACCAGATGAAACGGCAGTTGTTATTGATTTTGAAGTCATGAATGTATCAAATTTTATTCAATACAAAACTCAGTTTGGTATAAAACATTAGACCGTACCATGAATTATGCAAGACAGTTGGAAAAGAAAAAAAATTGAGAATCAGTCACCAGTAACTAAATCCCAGAGGAATCCAAAGAATTCTCTCATCATGTATTTGATT
Coding sequences within it:
- a CDS encoding asparaginase, with product MTTVYVLYTGGTIGCKGNPLAPMSGPEFQQLVNSLPGMNLGDVSGYSDLHYVVNSFEKPLDSSNMIPSDWITIANKILDNYSKYDGFVILHGTDTMAFTSSALSFLLPGLSKPVVVTGSQLPLSFTLNDAIANLVGSIVLAGTTKIPEICLYFDSNLLRGNRSVKVNANRFSAFESPNYPVLAAVGTEITMNSKDILPPPPPVNSLENPDNQKLLKQKLIQISENIQRFSVVSLILYPGIDSSTLTGMMSNTNPPVRGIVIQSFGEGNGPTNKEFLSVLSNANSEGIVLMDNTQVLAGSVNIGAYATGSGLAKAGALSSHDMTPESSLSKLVYLFGNGFSSTDVKKMMQEDIAGEITRSNASTVSNQPH